The following are encoded in a window of Dehalococcoidia bacterium genomic DNA:
- a CDS encoding hydrogenase iron-sulfur subunit: MTGTEGCDRYMSSKFEPKIHVFFCVNALDRGVFSTQDPEKAARIQSVKMPCSSMIKDIFMLKAFECGADGVMVVGCPAGRCKRVDGNIRAAKRVAWVQKLLDEIGLGGKRLVYTASSDTDAAITLLLKGLAELGPNPVKPAAQASPR, encoded by the coding sequence ATGACAGGCACTGAAGGCTGTGATAGATATATGAGCAGCAAATTCGAACCAAAGATACACGTGTTCTTCTGTGTAAACGCCTTAGACCGGGGCGTTTTTTCTACGCAGGACCCGGAAAAGGCTGCTCGCATACAAAGCGTGAAAATGCCCTGCTCATCCATGATCAAAGATATTTTCATGCTGAAAGCCTTCGAATGTGGCGCTGACGGAGTGATGGTCGTAGGCTGCCCTGCCGGCAGATGTAAGCGCGTCGACGGCAATATTCGGGCAGCCAAACGCGTTGCCTGGGTGCAAAAACTGCTGGATGAGATAGGCCTGGGCGGCAAGAGGCTAGTTTATACCGCCAGCAGTGACACGGACGCTGCCATAACTCTTCTGCTAAAAGGACTGGCAGAACTGGGACCCAATCCGGTTAAGCCGGCCGCGCAAGCTAGTCCCAGATAG